attttgtaaaaGCCTCTCACTTCTTCCTTGTATGGTTATTTCCAAGTTGGGCCCAGCTAACCAGGCATCATCTGTTGGGTATTTTATATTCAGCTACCAGATATTCAGAGAAGCCAGGACTTAATGAAAAGCAGAACCGGGAGCAACCTAGTTATCGTGAACTCAAGGCAGTGACAAAGGTTGGGGGGGGAAGGTATAGGAAAACCTTTGAACGTCCTACAGTCGAACTTACGGGATTGCTTTGTGCCTGGAAGTCTACAAAAAGAAACTGGGAAAATTAATGGGCTATTAATGAGAACCCTTAAAGGTACTGGGGAGCCCTTAGCACAGACAGGGTTTATAGGGCCAGTTACCCAGTTCTTGTGAATTAGCATGTATGCTCACATcaggctcccccgcccccaccaaccTGAAGTTCTCATCATTCAGAACATGAACCTGGACTGGTTCCCTCGGATGCGAGCCATGTCGTTGGTCAGCAatgaaggggaaggggaacagaACGAGATCCGGAGTCTTCAAGACAAGCTCAACTCCACTATGAAGCTGGTGTCTCACCTCACTTCACAGCTGAATGAGCTGAAAGAGCAGGTATTCTAGTTTAAACAGGGATGCTTCAGAATGGGGATGGCTTAATGGCAGAGCACAAATCCCAAGCAGTCGAGCAGGATCCAGAGTGACTGAAACACATTTCTAGGGTCATATTCTGGCTAGGGTAGCATCCAAAGATGGTCAGAATCAATGGATTCAGCCTCAGGCAGACTTCCATAATCTGCACAgctagggaagggggaaaaaacggTTTTAGCAACTCACTGAGTCAGGGGCACTTGGCCCAGGAGTTTCCCTTAATAGCTAAATTCCTCACCAGCTGCATGAGGACACAGCTAGACTCCCCCTCTGTCAGGAAAACTACACCTTAAAGCACAACTCTCTTGCCTTGGTCTCTCATCATATTATCcccataagaacagccctactggctccatctagcccagtatcctgtcccagATACTTCAGatggactgaacagaacagggcaattttgagcgatccagccccagcttctagGAGTCAGAGATTTAGGGGCACCCAAAGCATGGCGtttcgatggacctatcctccatgaacttagctaattaTGTCTGAACCCAGTCatacctttggccttcacaacatcccctggaaatgaattccacaggttgagtgtggattgtgtgaagaaattgttttaaacctgctgcctgttaatttcagtgggtgacccctggttcttgtgttatgtgaaaggttaaataacacttccttatatactttctccacatcattcatgattttatagacctcaatcatattcccccttagtcgtctcttttctgagatgaacatcctagtctttttaatctctcctcatatggaggctgttccataccccaggATGCAGTCCAGGGTAGGGCTTTCTTTGCCACCTGCTTAGCAGCATCCCTGGAAGGTGTATGTTTGACCCCAGCCTAAGGGATGGGCCTCTTAGTGTGGCtaaagggggaaaaggaacaaGAACAGTGTTCCTGACTACATTGTGTTCTTATTTTAACTCTAGATGACAGAGCAAAGGAAGCGCAGACAGCGCATCGGTTTTGTGGATGCCCAGAACACCATGAATCACTGAGGCACACACAAAGCATCAGCTTTGCCAACCAACTAAATCCATGTTATCGGCTAACAAGGATGTTTTCACTGGCGTCTGCGCATCGATCACATCTTCAGAAGCTGGACAAAAGCCTAGGTTACGGCTGTAAGGTTTCAACGCCAGCCTTTTCCTTTTCTATTACATCTCTGCAAACATTTTGCCCAGCAAACGCCAGGAACAACTAACTTACCAGATTTCCCCACTGTACCTGGACCCGCAATTTATCCCAATGCCCTCAAAGGAAGGTAAATTATTTTGGACTTTGGTTCCTCATTGCAATAACTTTTTGTTCTGTAACATGAATTATCTTTCTTCATCTCCATGCACTACATTTTGGTGGCTACCCCCTTCCAGAGGCGATAGCATTAATATTGTTACTAGCAATCAGAGTTGCAATATTTAACTTATTCCAAGTAGTCAGTGGAAAGTCCGTGGTAGATGTGGAACTTTGCAAGCCAGACATCTTGTTCACTGTACCTCACAACGCTGATTTTCCTCCATTTTAAGAATCCCATCTATCGCTGAGGCGCAGTAAACTCAACGAGATGTATTGATAGTACAATGCATCTGAGGAGTAACAGCAAAGCTGTTGCTAGTATGACATAGTCTTTTATCTTCCGCGGACAGACTTTATTTGCGCAGTAGTGGGAAACGGCAGGTTTACAGCAGTTCACTGTGAAGAGGTATTCTGTGTTTATTTTCATCTCTGATGTAATGTTTTacaaactttttattttgttgttactTAACTAATATGTAAATTGCCTTAACTAAGTTAACACAAAATCAAGTCATAGTAAAAGCTGAAATGAGGTCAAAGAACCTCTTCTCAACACTCTGTTAtgaattaataatatttataataGCATCCAGAGGCCTCGATCCTGATGAGGCAGGGTGCTGTGTGAATACAGGTCCCCATCCCAGAGGAAACTCAGTTCAGAAGATGGTGATGAGTGCAACAGACATACAAAGATCTCTTATTGCAGAACTACCATAAACACCACAGCTCGTCTGCTGAAGTTTTAGACTAGATCCTGCTGCAGGTTTCAGTTCATGCCAGGGGAAAACAGCAGGAGGCCACTAGTTCTTCCCACTGCACCAACACGGAGCAGTCCTCTGGCTCCCAGGCACAGACACTGATGCTGCTACTGAAGCATGCAGTAGCTTTTAAGGAAGATTGCAAATAGGCCTCAATAGATGGAGTGATCAGATTTTGAACTTGGATCAATGACACTGAGAAGTAACATCCATTCTTAAACCACAGGATGTGCAAGAGAATGACACATGCAGTAGCACGCGCGCACACAAGAATTTGTGAATACCTAGTCCGAAGAGGACCACCATAACAAGACTTTAGTGGCTGTGTTATATTAAGATTATAATCATCCTAACAGGCACATCTGCCCTGCCCCTGACTCTCTCATCTCAGTGTCTCATTTTCCATCTAAACACACTGTCCCACACAATCAGTATACTCGTTCAGTCCCAGATTTTAGAACAACAAAACGGAGAGCCCTCAGGCATAGTTCTGAATGCTATTGCTAAGAGGAATGATTGGCTTTATTCATCATGGCAATATACAGTGCTTTAGGAATATGTACagaggggggggctggggagagaggttATAACTTTGAGTCCTCTTCAGCATTCTTGGCAGAGAACTTCTCTCGCAGTTTTTTCCATTTACCTTTTCTCATTTCCTCCATCTGTTTCCCGCTGTCTGCAATTGGGGGAAGGCAGAAAAGCGGATGAGATTTCTGTTCAACTGACTTCTCCAAACTTCAATCTAATGAGTTTGTATTTCAGTGCCTGGAGGCATGTTCATTTTCTCATCCAAACAAACACAGGGGCAATCCTTGCCCTGCCCAACAACAAACAGTCAGGAACCGGAGCAGAGCAAAACTGCAACTGCACCTGATAAATACACTGGCCGAGTGTAGCTGTGCATAGCAGCACTCGTTTTTCTCTAAAAGGCTTGCTGCTATTAGGGAAGATGTAAAGAGCAAAATTAAACCTTTGAGAAGACAGCTGAGAACTACTGAAACAAACTTGTTGAATTTTTTGCACTTTTAATACATATGGTGTGGCAGGCATAGAGTAAGTTTCTTCCCCGCAGCCCTGCTCCTGAACCTTAAGTATGACCTGAACAGACCATATCAGTGCAGCAAACCCAGGGGTTGATAAACATCTGACCAACATGCTTATTTTCCCTGTTACTTCTCCATAGTTGTATGGAGGTCCCCTGAGGTTTTCTAGCCATGGGCACAGTAGTAGTACTTTTCACTTAACAATACTAACCACAGGGACTCCCCAAAACTAGGTGATATAGAGAACTGAAATCATAagtgttgtattttttttctttaatggtaTTGCTTTCAAGAAGTGCCACACCAAGGGCCCTGAGGAGTGAAATTCTGTTTATCACTTGGACCAGGTAACAGCAGTGCAAGCTACTCCTGTAAGCCTGAGTGGGGGAAGAGTAATCACAGACTAATCAAACAGAACCTCATTGGCCTCGTTACCTGTTGCTAGGATCAGCTTGCATTCTTCCACTGTGACTCCAGTGAAGCTCGTATCTTTTAGGCGTGGATActtcccaaacaaaacaaaacaaaacaagaatttACTGACTCAACCGAACtctttctctgctccctccccaagccAGTGCTTTGCTTACCCTTATCCATCTGCTAAATCCTAAGCACAACATTCCTGTTGAAATACTAGCAGTGGCAAGAGTCATAGTGCCACCCTGTGGCCTTTAGGCTCATCTCCAGCAAAGCTCAAACACAAATCAGTTTAGACAAGGTGGGAGCTGCTCTGAAATGACTGAACTTTTCAAAGGCTTGTGCTGCTCAAAATGAGTTCAGCTTTGTTTTTCACAGCGAAGGTGCCGGACAGCACGTTTATTAGAGGAGCACCCAAAAACCCCTATCCGATTTGTGGCCCCAGTGTGCTGTACAAAACACGTGGTCCTTGGCCTGAAGAGCTCACCTTGTTTTTATAGAAATTGGTGTGGATTCTGACTAAACTTTCATACGTTTGGTCACAGTTTGCAGGGTCAGCAATCTGAAAAGGAACAGAAACATTATGAAACTCTGCAATAAATGCTTCTCCTTGTAAGTAACAGGCCACATGCAAAATGAGAAGAGGAGCACCTTAACAATGGAACAGAAGTGGCAGTATCCTGTAAAATTGCTAGAGGTTCAAGGATAAAAACTGTGTTCTCGCTCCTCCTGCTGGGCCTATACATGCAACCCTctagtaaaaatgataaaactcTGCTCATAAGGATTTGCTGGATCAAATGTGAACAAAATATTCAATGGTAAAGAAATAGAGCTGGACAGTTTTCTCCTCATGCCCATCTGCCATTACTGTAATGTGCAATAAAGGCTCCTTCACTCAAATAGCCTAccagccagattttaaaaggtgtctTATTAATGAGTTAGGGTAATCTGTCTGTTAGAAAAATTTCATTGCTATCAAAGGGTATGTACATATCTGGTGGTCATCACCTGGGTGAATGTAGGTGGTGCCATTTTTCTATATCACATTGTGTTTAAACATTATTGGTCATCCAATCTGAAAAAATTATAAAATCACAAAAAGGGCCATAACTTGAAAAAGCATAGTCTAATTTTGCTCAAAATTGGCAGAAAACTTCTAAATAATGCACAATGTACTCAGAAAGAGTACTGTTATGGAACGCTTGGGAACTATTTAGCTCTAAGTGATAGATTTTAGGCATTTTCCCACCCTTTTTTGCCTTTGGTTAAAGCAAAAGTCTGTAGTAACATGCCATCTTGTCATTATTTACAGAATGGACTGATCTGCGAATAGTCTGTCTGTCTATGACATTAGGCAGATAAGAAGACCCCTGGTGCCTAattataaaacatatttttgatGTTAACTGCTGGGCCAAAGTCTCATGCACGCATGGTGCTTGGTTCCTCATTAACCCTCTGGTTAGGTCAGGTCTGTCCATGCCATGAATTCAAAGTAATGGTCATAAATTTGTAAAGCCATCAACAAGCAGAGACATAGCTACCTCCTAGCCTGTCAGATCATCTCGGATATGTGACTAAGGCTAAATGTTTCACCTCCTTGCCCTGAAAACTGCTCACATGGTAGGTAACGGGAGTAGGCTTATAAATAACAGCATGCAGTTAGGTTACTGACTCACCACAGCTGATAGTCCACTCTTGTTATTGGGCTGGGCTCAAATCACTTGTTTGGTACAAAGCTAGCAGGGAAAATCAGCAGTGTTCACATAGGCCATATCTCACCAGCCTTCCCGTGATCTGACAAACACACAGTCCCAAACCCAAGAAGCTGAGCATTATTAGACTTCCACAGTGCTTCTGCAAAGGGGTGCGGCTGTGAGCAAGAAAAGGAATGCCAACAGGCGCAAGAAGGCACAGAGGCTGCAGTAACATTTCTGTTTAAAGGTAAACTATGCTAATAGCAGGCTTTGGGTACCATGGGTGGTGAAAATTTGGGGTCATGGTCAAGGGGTTCTTGAGATACAGCTTTCCTCTCCTCCTGGCAAAGGacttgtgcttaattttaaagtgCTCTAAGCTGCAAATGCAGAGCCAGACTGGTTTGAGAACTGGTATGCCACACAGAGCGCTAGCATGACAGCTGAGGTACAATTTGGGGGTCATGGGTGATGAGAGCCTCCCCTTTCCT
This portion of the Chelonia mydas isolate rCheMyd1 chromosome 21, rCheMyd1.pri.v2, whole genome shotgun sequence genome encodes:
- the LOC102938920 gene encoding ubiquinol-cytochrome-c reductase complex assembly factor 2, which codes for MAATRYRRFLKLCEEWPVEETKRGRDLGTFLRQRVAQAFREGESTQIADPANCDQTYESLVRIHTNFYKNKYPRLKDTSFTGVTVEECKLILATDSGKQMEEMRKGKWKKLREKFSAKNAEEDSKL